One Streptomyces sp. SAI-135 DNA segment encodes these proteins:
- a CDS encoding GNAT family protein, translating to MGFQLKGPVLEGELVRLEPLNHGHTADLAEAAEENRGTYAYTWVPRADEVGAYVDAQLARAATGVLAPYAQLSVATGRAVGATSFWEPRCWRSPEQLDAVEVGFTWLGASAQGTGINAEAKLLLFRHAFEEWGVLRVDLKTDARNDRSRAAIQSVGARFEGVLRNWSRSWAPGEDGLLRDSAIFSVTAEEWPQCRERLEERVAGFVSRTKAGA from the coding sequence GTGGGCTTCCAGCTGAAAGGGCCGGTCCTTGAGGGCGAGTTGGTGCGCCTGGAACCCCTGAACCACGGACACACGGCGGACCTGGCCGAGGCGGCGGAGGAGAACCGCGGCACGTACGCGTACACCTGGGTGCCCAGGGCCGACGAGGTCGGCGCCTATGTCGACGCGCAGCTCGCGCGGGCGGCGACGGGAGTGCTCGCGCCCTACGCCCAGCTCTCGGTGGCGACGGGGCGGGCGGTGGGGGCCACGTCCTTCTGGGAGCCGCGCTGCTGGCGCTCGCCGGAGCAACTCGACGCCGTGGAGGTCGGGTTCACCTGGCTGGGAGCCTCGGCGCAGGGCACGGGCATCAACGCCGAGGCCAAACTGCTGCTCTTCCGGCACGCCTTCGAGGAGTGGGGCGTCCTGCGGGTCGACCTGAAGACGGACGCCCGCAACGACCGCTCGCGGGCCGCGATCCAGAGCGTCGGCGCCCGCTTCGAGGGCGTCCTGCGCAACTGGTCCCGCTCCTGGGCACCGGGCGAGGACGGGCTGCTGCGGGACTCCGCGATCTTCTCCGTCACGGCCGAGGAGTGGCCGCAATGCCGGGAACGGCTGGAGGAACGGGTGGCCGGATTTGTGTCCCGCACAAAGGCCGGCGCTTGA
- the aroA gene encoding 3-phosphoshikimate 1-carboxyvinyltransferase — MPVDTPAPRSLALPGSKSITARALFLAAAADGVTTLVHPLRSDDTEGFAEGLVRLGYRVGRTPDTWQVDGRPQGPALAEADVYCRDGATTARFLPTLAAAGHGTYRFDASPQMRRRPLLPLSRALRDLGVDLRHEEAEGHHPLTVRAAGVDGGDVVLDAGQSSQYLTALLLLGPLTRRGLRIRVTDLVSAPYVGITLAMMRAFGVEVAREGDVFVVPPGGYRATTYAIEPDASTASYFFAAAALTPGAAVTVPGLGTGALQGDLGFVDVLRRMGADVSVGAGATTVRGTGELRGLTVTMRDISDTMPTLAAIAPFASAPVRIEDVANTRVKECDRLEACAENLRRLGVRVSTGPDWIEIHPGTAASAGTEIRTYGDHRIVMSFAVTGLRVPGISFDDPGCVRKTFPGFHEAFAEWRRSNGS, encoded by the coding sequence ATGCCCGTCGACACGCCCGCCCCGCGGTCCCTCGCCCTGCCCGGCTCCAAGTCCATCACCGCCCGCGCCCTCTTCCTGGCCGCCGCGGCCGACGGCGTGACCACCCTCGTGCACCCCCTGCGCTCGGACGACACGGAGGGCTTCGCCGAGGGCCTGGTACGACTCGGCTACCGGGTGGGCCGTACGCCCGACACCTGGCAGGTGGACGGCCGTCCGCAGGGACCGGCTCTCGCCGAGGCGGACGTGTACTGCCGGGACGGCGCCACGACCGCCCGCTTCCTGCCCACCCTGGCCGCGGCCGGCCACGGCACCTACCGCTTCGACGCCTCGCCCCAGATGCGCAGGCGACCTCTGCTGCCGCTGTCGCGCGCGCTGCGCGACCTGGGGGTGGACCTGCGGCACGAGGAGGCGGAGGGGCATCATCCGCTGACCGTGCGGGCGGCGGGCGTCGACGGCGGGGACGTGGTGCTGGACGCGGGCCAGTCCTCCCAGTACCTCACCGCACTCCTGCTGCTCGGCCCCCTGACCCGCCGGGGGCTGCGCATCCGGGTCACGGACCTGGTCTCGGCGCCCTACGTCGGGATCACCCTCGCGATGATGCGGGCGTTCGGGGTGGAAGTGGCCCGGGAGGGCGACGTGTTCGTGGTCCCGCCGGGCGGCTACCGCGCCACGACCTACGCGATCGAGCCGGACGCGTCCACCGCGAGCTACTTCTTCGCGGCGGCGGCCCTGACCCCGGGCGCCGCGGTGACGGTCCCGGGCCTCGGCACGGGCGCCCTCCAGGGCGACCTCGGCTTCGTGGACGTCCTGCGGCGGATGGGCGCGGACGTGTCCGTCGGCGCCGGGGCCACCACGGTCCGGGGCACCGGCGAACTGCGTGGACTGACGGTCACCATGCGCGACATCTCGGACACCATGCCGACCCTGGCGGCCATCGCCCCCTTCGCCTCCGCCCCGGTCCGCATCGAGGACGTGGCCAACACGCGGGTCAAGGAGTGCGACCGCCTGGAAGCCTGTGCGGAGAACCTGCGGCGGCTCGGCGTGCGGGTGTCGACGGGACCGGACTGGATCGAGATCCACCCGGGGACGGCCGCTTCGGCCGGCACGGAGATCAGGACGTACGGCGACCACCGCATCGTCATGTCCTTCGCGGTCACCGGCCTGCGGGTGCCGGGAATCTCGTTCGACGACCCCGGGTGCGTACGCAAGACTTTCCCCGGTTTCCACGAGGCGTTCGCGGAGTGGCGCAGGAGCAACGGGAGTTGA
- a CDS encoding glycoside hydrolase family 3 protein, with the protein MPSRRTVLAATAGAAAALAVGGTAHADDHKLRSLISRMTLEEKVGQLFVMRVYGHSATAPDQADIDANLKEIGVRTAAEMIARYRVGGIIYFTWAHNTRDPHQIADLSNGIQRASLAQPRGLPVLISTDQEHGIVCRVGEPATLFPGAMAVGAGGSRKDARTLGRIAGQELRALGIRQNYSPVADVNVNPANPVIGVRSFGSEAGAVAGLVSSEVAGYQGAGVAATAKHFPGHGDTAVDSHYGFPVITHSRELWEKLDAVPFRAAIRAGIDSIMTAHIQFPALDASGDPATLSRPILTGILRGELGYDGVVVTDSLGMEGVRTKYGDDRVPVLALKAGVDQLLNPPSLDVAWNAVLKAVRDGELTEARLDESILRILRLKSRLRLFENPYVGQDGVTRTVGTPAHLAAADRIAERTTTLLVNERRLLPLSRRTHRRLLVVGADPASPSGTTGPPTGVLAAALTELGFTATALSTGTAPTAAVVDRAVTAARDADAVIVGTYNITAAQKTLVEQLVATGRPVVAVAIRNPYDVAQLSAVPACLAAYSWTDVELRAAARVIAGEAAPRGRLPVPVQRADDPAKVLYPVGYGLSYGR; encoded by the coding sequence GTGCCCTCCAGACGTACCGTCCTCGCCGCCACGGCAGGCGCCGCCGCAGCCCTCGCCGTCGGCGGGACCGCACACGCCGACGACCACAAGCTCCGCTCCCTCATCTCCCGTATGACGCTCGAGGAGAAGGTCGGCCAGCTCTTCGTGATGCGGGTCTACGGCCACTCCGCCACCGCCCCCGACCAGGCCGACATCGACGCCAACCTCAAGGAGATCGGCGTCCGCACGGCCGCCGAGATGATCGCCAGGTACCGGGTGGGCGGGATCATCTACTTCACCTGGGCGCACAACACCCGTGACCCGCACCAGATCGCCGACCTCTCCAACGGCATCCAGCGGGCGTCGCTGGCACAGCCGCGCGGGCTGCCGGTGCTCATCTCGACCGACCAGGAGCACGGGATCGTCTGCCGGGTCGGTGAGCCCGCCACCCTCTTCCCGGGGGCCATGGCCGTCGGCGCCGGCGGCTCGCGCAAGGACGCCCGCACCCTCGGCCGTATCGCCGGACAGGAGCTGCGGGCCCTCGGTATCCGGCAGAACTACTCCCCCGTGGCCGACGTCAACGTCAACCCGGCCAACCCGGTCATCGGCGTCCGCTCGTTCGGCTCCGAGGCCGGCGCGGTCGCCGGGCTCGTCTCCTCCGAGGTCGCCGGCTACCAGGGCGCGGGGGTCGCCGCGACCGCCAAGCACTTCCCCGGGCACGGGGACACCGCCGTCGACAGCCACTACGGGTTCCCTGTCATCACCCACAGCCGGGAGCTGTGGGAGAAGCTGGACGCCGTCCCCTTCCGGGCCGCGATCCGGGCCGGGATCGACTCGATCATGACCGCGCACATCCAGTTCCCGGCCCTCGACGCCTCCGGCGACCCGGCCACCCTGTCCCGTCCGATCCTCACCGGCATCCTGCGCGGTGAACTCGGCTACGACGGGGTCGTGGTGACCGACTCCCTGGGCATGGAGGGCGTCCGCACCAAGTACGGCGACGACCGCGTCCCCGTCCTCGCCCTCAAGGCGGGTGTCGACCAGCTCCTCAACCCGCCCTCCCTGGACGTGGCGTGGAACGCGGTCCTGAAGGCCGTACGGGACGGAGAGCTCACCGAGGCGCGCCTCGACGAGTCGATCCTGCGGATCCTGCGGCTCAAGTCCAGGCTGCGGCTCTTCGAGAACCCGTACGTCGGCCAGGACGGTGTCACCCGGACCGTCGGCACCCCGGCCCATCTCGCCGCGGCCGACCGGATCGCGGAGCGCACCACGACCCTGCTGGTCAACGAGCGGCGGCTGCTGCCCCTGTCCCGCCGCACCCACCGCAGGCTGCTCGTGGTCGGCGCCGACCCCGCCTCCCCGTCCGGTACGACGGGCCCGCCCACCGGAGTCCTGGCCGCCGCCCTGACCGAACTGGGCTTCACGGCCACCGCCCTGTCCACCGGTACGGCCCCCACGGCGGCCGTCGTCGACCGGGCCGTCACGGCGGCACGCGACGCGGACGCGGTGATCGTGGGGACGTACAACATCACGGCCGCCCAGAAGACGCTCGTCGAGCAGCTCGTGGCGACCGGGAGGCCGGTGGTGGCCGTCGCGATCCGCAACCCCTACGACGTGGCCCAGCTGTCCGCCGTCCCCGCCTGCCTGGCGGCCTACTCCTGGACCGACGTCGAACTGCGGGCGGCCGCGCGGGTGATCGCCGGTGAGGCGGCACCGCGCGGGAGGCTGCCGGTGCCGGTGCAGCGGGCGGACGACCCGGCGAAGGTGCTGTACCCCGTCGGGTACGGGCTGTCGTACGGCCGGTAG
- a CDS encoding S28 family serine protease, with protein sequence MRKALRWLLTLVVLIGTVGTAGAATAAEPEAQGTGATTDIKDQLLAVPGMSLIEEKPYTGYRFFVLNYTQPVDHRHPSKGTFQQRITVLHKDVSRPTVFFTGGYNVSTTPRRSEPTQIVDGNQVSMEYRFFKPSRPDPADWSKLDIWQAASDQHRIFKALKKIYAKNWISTGGSKGGMTATYYERFYPRDMDGVVAYVAPNDVVNNEDSAYDRFFASVGTKECRDRLNAVQREALVRREPLEKKYADYAAAEGLTFTTIGSLDKAYEAVVLDYVWGFWQYNLLANCGDDELIPPDAKTATDDQIWNSVDTISGFAAYADQGLDTYTPYYYQAATQLGAPTIEFPHIEKKYIRYGYQPPRNFVPRSIPTKFQPYAMRDVDTWVRHNAHHMLYVYGQNDPWGAERFRVDKGAKDAYVFTAPGMNHGANVAGLVADQKAFATARILSWAGVSATAVTEAKPLAKFDRKLDVRDVEREPALRP encoded by the coding sequence ATGCGCAAGGCGCTCAGATGGCTCCTCACGCTGGTCGTGCTCATAGGCACGGTCGGCACGGCAGGCGCGGCCACCGCCGCCGAGCCGGAGGCCCAAGGCACCGGTGCCACCACCGACATCAAGGATCAGCTCCTCGCCGTCCCGGGGATGAGCCTGATCGAGGAGAAGCCGTACACCGGTTACCGCTTCTTCGTGCTCAACTACACCCAGCCGGTCGACCACCGGCACCCGTCCAAGGGCACGTTCCAGCAGCGCATCACCGTGCTGCACAAGGACGTGAGCCGGCCGACGGTCTTCTTCACCGGCGGCTACAACGTCTCCACCACGCCTCGCCGCAGTGAGCCGACCCAGATCGTGGACGGCAACCAGGTCTCCATGGAGTACCGCTTCTTCAAGCCGTCGAGGCCCGACCCGGCCGACTGGAGCAAGCTGGACATCTGGCAGGCCGCCAGCGACCAGCACCGCATCTTCAAGGCGCTGAAGAAGATCTACGCGAAGAACTGGATCTCCACCGGCGGCTCCAAGGGCGGCATGACCGCCACCTACTACGAGCGCTTCTACCCGCGCGACATGGACGGCGTCGTCGCCTACGTCGCCCCCAACGACGTGGTGAACAACGAGGACTCCGCCTACGACCGCTTCTTCGCGAGCGTCGGCACCAAGGAGTGCCGCGACCGGCTGAACGCGGTGCAGCGCGAGGCCCTGGTGCGGCGCGAGCCGCTGGAGAAGAAGTACGCCGACTACGCGGCGGCGGAGGGCCTCACCTTCACCACCATCGGCAGCCTGGACAAGGCGTACGAGGCCGTCGTACTCGACTACGTCTGGGGCTTCTGGCAGTACAACCTGCTGGCCAACTGCGGTGACGACGAGCTGATCCCGCCGGACGCGAAGACCGCGACCGACGACCAGATCTGGAACTCCGTCGACACGATCTCCGGCTTCGCCGCCTACGCCGACCAGGGCCTGGACACGTACACGCCGTACTACTACCAGGCCGCCACCCAGCTCGGCGCGCCGACGATCGAGTTCCCGCACATCGAGAAGAAGTACATCCGCTACGGCTACCAGCCGCCGCGCAACTTCGTCCCGCGCAGCATCCCGACGAAGTTCCAGCCGTACGCCATGCGGGACGTGGACACCTGGGTGCGCCACAACGCCCACCACATGCTGTACGTCTACGGCCAGAACGACCCGTGGGGCGCGGAGCGGTTCCGCGTCGACAAGGGGGCGAAGGACGCCTACGTGTTCACCGCGCCCGGCATGAACCACGGGGCGAACGTCGCCGGTCTGGTCGCCGACCAGAAGGCGTTCGCCACGGCCAGGATCCTCTCCTGGGCGGGCGTGTCCGCCACGGCCGTGACCGAGGCCAAGCCGCTCGCGAAGTTCGACCGGAAGCTGGACGTACGGGACGTGGAGCGCGAGCCCGCCCTGCGTCCGTAG
- a CDS encoding ABC transporter ATP-binding protein, which translates to MTPQRGWARRLAGYAWRYPKDVVLALGSSLGGMAVMAVVPLITKVIIDDVIGDHTRDMAPWAGALIAAAVLVYVLTYVRRYYGGRLALDVQHDLRTEMFGTITRLDGRRQDELSTGQVVGRATSDLQLIQGLLFMLPMTIGNFALFVISLVVMAWLSIPLTLVALAVAPALWWIARRSRSKLHPATWYAQAQAAAVAGVVDGAVSGVRVVKGFGQEDQETGKLREVGRRLYAGRLRTIRFNAKYTPALQAVPALGQVAMLALGGWLAVRGHITLGTFVAFSTYLAQLVGPVRMLAMVLTVGQQARAGTERVLELIDTEPYLKDGTKELPADAPATVEFDDVSFGYEDGRKVLDGLSVEIRPGETLAVVGSSGSGKSTVSLLLPRFYDVTHGAVLIGGHDVRELTLDSLRAAIGLVPEDSFLFSDTVRANIAYGRPDATQEEIEKAARAAQADRFIAELPEGYDTKVGEHGLTLSGGQRQRVALARAILTDPRLLVLDDATSAVDAQVEHEIHEALKHVMEGRTTLLIAHRRSTLNLADRIAVLEHGRLADVGTHEELEKRSALYRRLLTDPDGLGGVSPGHARPVAVQEDTSVRDELDAEFDAERGVTPRLWTGDRERKDPALAGTPATPELLAQVDALPPATDVPDIDEARAVTSEESYGLRRLLRGFGRPLLISLGLVALDAGTGLLLPVMIRHGIDDGVSRMAMAAVWTATLFALLSVLVQWAAQIGETRMTGRTGERVLYSLRLKIFAQLQRLGLDYYERELTGRIMTRMTTDVDALSTFLQTGLVTAFVSVVTFFGIMVALLVIDVQLALVVFATLPPLIVATYFFRKASVKAYELARERVSVVNADLQESVSGLRIVQAFRREGDGGRRFSERSDSYRQARIRGQWLISIYFPFVQLLSSVAAAAVLIAGAGRVDAATLTTGALVAYLLYIDLFFAPVQQLSQVFDGYQQATVSLGRIQELLQEPTSTKAAEEPLEVLSLRGEVAFEGVHFAYGDDEEALGGIDLRIPAGQTVAFVGETGAGKSTLVKLVARFYDPTGGRVTVDGTDLRSLDLTSYRHRLGVVPQEAYLFQGTIRDAIAYGRPDATDAEVEAAARAVGAHEMIATLEGGYLHEVAERGRNLSAGQRQLIALARAELVDPDILLLDEATAALDLATEAQVNQATDRLAGRRTTLVVAHRLTTAARADRVVVMDHGRVVEDGPHDELLARNGRYADLWRTFVGEDERAAA; encoded by the coding sequence GTGACACCGCAACGGGGATGGGCACGACGACTGGCCGGATACGCCTGGCGGTATCCGAAGGACGTCGTGCTCGCCCTCGGCTCCTCCCTCGGCGGCATGGCCGTCATGGCGGTCGTCCCCCTGATCACCAAGGTGATCATCGACGACGTCATCGGCGACCACACCCGGGACATGGCCCCCTGGGCCGGCGCACTGATCGCCGCCGCCGTCCTCGTCTACGTCCTCACCTACGTCCGCCGCTACTACGGCGGCCGCCTCGCCCTGGACGTCCAGCACGACCTGCGCACGGAGATGTTCGGCACGATCACCCGCCTCGACGGCCGCCGCCAGGACGAACTGTCCACGGGCCAGGTCGTCGGCCGGGCCACCAGCGACCTCCAGCTGATCCAGGGCCTGCTCTTCATGCTGCCGATGACGATCGGCAACTTCGCCCTGTTCGTGATCTCCCTGGTCGTGATGGCCTGGCTGTCGATCCCGCTCACCCTGGTCGCCCTCGCGGTCGCCCCGGCCCTGTGGTGGATCGCCAGGCGCTCCCGCTCCAAGCTGCACCCCGCCACCTGGTACGCCCAGGCCCAGGCCGCCGCCGTCGCCGGCGTGGTCGACGGAGCCGTCAGCGGCGTCCGCGTGGTGAAGGGCTTCGGGCAGGAGGACCAGGAGACCGGGAAGCTCCGGGAGGTCGGCCGGCGCCTGTACGCGGGCCGGCTGCGCACGATCCGCTTCAACGCGAAGTACACCCCGGCCCTCCAGGCCGTCCCCGCCCTCGGCCAGGTCGCGATGCTGGCGCTCGGCGGCTGGCTCGCCGTCCGCGGCCACATCACGCTGGGCACCTTCGTCGCCTTCTCCACCTACCTCGCCCAGCTCGTCGGCCCGGTCCGCATGCTCGCGATGGTCCTCACGGTCGGCCAGCAGGCCCGCGCGGGCACCGAGCGCGTCCTGGAGCTGATCGACACCGAGCCGTACCTGAAGGACGGCACCAAGGAGCTCCCCGCGGACGCGCCCGCGACGGTGGAGTTCGACGACGTCTCCTTCGGCTACGAGGACGGCCGGAAGGTCCTGGACGGCCTCTCCGTCGAGATCCGCCCCGGTGAGACCCTCGCGGTCGTCGGATCCTCCGGCTCGGGCAAGTCCACGGTCTCCCTCCTGCTGCCGCGCTTCTACGACGTCACCCACGGCGCGGTCCTCATCGGCGGCCACGACGTCCGCGAGCTCACCCTGGACTCCCTGCGGGCCGCGATCGGCCTGGTCCCCGAGGACTCCTTCCTCTTCTCGGACACGGTCCGGGCCAACATCGCCTACGGCCGTCCCGACGCGACCCAGGAGGAGATCGAGAAGGCCGCCCGCGCCGCCCAGGCGGACCGTTTCATCGCCGAGCTCCCCGAGGGCTACGACACCAAGGTCGGCGAGCACGGCCTGACCCTCTCCGGCGGCCAGCGCCAGCGCGTCGCGCTCGCCCGCGCGATCCTCACCGACCCGCGGCTGCTCGTCCTGGACGACGCGACCTCCGCCGTGGACGCGCAGGTCGAACACGAGATCCACGAGGCCCTCAAGCACGTCATGGAGGGCCGCACCACCCTCCTGATCGCCCACCGCCGCTCCACCCTGAACCTCGCCGACCGCATCGCCGTCCTGGAGCACGGCCGCCTCGCCGACGTGGGCACCCACGAGGAGCTGGAGAAGCGCTCCGCCCTCTACCGCCGTCTGCTCACCGACCCCGACGGCCTCGGCGGTGTCTCCCCGGGCCACGCCCGGCCGGTCGCCGTGCAGGAGGACACCTCCGTACGCGACGAGCTGGACGCCGAGTTCGACGCCGAGCGCGGGGTGACGCCCCGGCTGTGGACCGGCGACCGCGAGCGCAAGGATCCGGCCCTCGCCGGCACCCCCGCCACCCCCGAACTGCTCGCCCAGGTCGACGCGTTGCCCCCGGCGACGGACGTCCCCGACATCGACGAGGCACGCGCGGTCACGTCGGAGGAGTCGTACGGCCTGCGACGGCTGCTGCGGGGCTTCGGTCGTCCGCTGCTGATCAGCCTGGGCCTGGTCGCGCTGGACGCCGGGACGGGCCTGCTCCTGCCCGTGATGATCCGGCACGGCATCGACGACGGTGTCTCACGCATGGCCATGGCCGCGGTCTGGACGGCGACGCTGTTCGCCCTGCTCTCGGTGCTCGTCCAGTGGGCCGCGCAGATCGGCGAGACCCGCATGACCGGGCGCACCGGCGAACGGGTCCTCTACTCCCTCCGCCTGAAGATCTTCGCCCAGCTCCAGCGGCTCGGACTCGACTACTACGAGCGGGAGTTGACGGGCCGGATCATGACGAGGATGACGACGGACGTGGACGCGCTGTCGACCTTCCTCCAGACGGGCCTGGTCACCGCGTTCGTCTCGGTCGTCACCTTCTTCGGGATCATGGTCGCCCTGCTGGTGATCGACGTACAGCTCGCGCTGGTCGTGTTCGCGACGCTGCCGCCGCTGATCGTCGCCACGTACTTCTTCCGCAAGGCGAGCGTGAAGGCGTACGAACTCGCCCGGGAACGCGTCTCGGTGGTCAACGCCGACCTCCAGGAGTCGGTGTCCGGGCTCAGGATCGTGCAGGCGTTCCGGCGCGAGGGCGACGGCGGCCGGCGGTTCTCGGAGCGCAGCGACAGCTACCGCCAGGCCCGTATCCGGGGACAGTGGCTGATCTCGATCTACTTCCCCTTCGTGCAGCTGCTGTCCTCCGTCGCCGCGGCCGCCGTGCTGATCGCGGGCGCGGGGCGGGTGGACGCGGCGACCCTGACGACCGGCGCCCTGGTCGCCTACCTCCTCTACATCGACCTGTTCTTCGCCCCCGTCCAGCAGCTCTCCCAGGTCTTCGACGGCTACCAGCAGGCGACCGTGTCCCTGGGCCGCATCCAGGAACTGCTCCAGGAGCCGACGTCCACGAAGGCGGCCGAGGAGCCCCTTGAGGTCCTCTCCCTGCGTGGCGAAGTGGCCTTCGAGGGCGTGCACTTCGCGTACGGGGACGACGAAGAGGCGCTGGGCGGCATCGACTTGCGGATCCCCGCCGGACAGACGGTCGCGTTCGTCGGCGAGACGGGCGCGGGCAAGTCCACCCTGGTCAAGCTGGTGGCCCGGTTCTACGACCCGACGGGCGGCCGGGTCACGGTCGACGGCACCGACCTGCGCTCCCTCGACCTCACCTCCTACCGCCACCGCCTCGGCGTGGTGCCGCAGGAGGCGTACCTCTTCCAGGGCACGATCCGGGACGCCATCGCCTACGGCCGCCCGGACGCCACCGACGCCGAGGTGGAGGCGGCGGCCCGCGCGGTCGGCGCCCACGAGATGATCGCCACGCTGGAGGGCGGCTACCTCCACGAGGTCGCCGAGCGCGGCCGCAACCTCTCGGCGGGCCAGCGCCAGCTGATCGCCCTGGCCCGCGCCGAACTGGTCGACCCGGACATCCTGCTCCTCGACGAGGCCACGGCAGCCCTGGACCTGGCCACCGAGGCCCAGGTCAACCAGGCCACCGACCGCCTCGCCGGCCGCCGCACCACCCTCGTCGTGGCCCACCGCCTCACCACAGCGGCCCGAGCCGACCGGGTCGTGGTCATGGACCACGGCCGCGTGGTCGAGGACGGCCCCCACGACGAACTCCTCGCCCGCAACGGCCGTTACGCCGACCTGTGGCGCACGTTCGTGGGCGAGGACGAGCGGGCGGCGGCGTGA